One Candidatus Nitrososphaera evergladensis SR1 genomic window carries:
- a CDS encoding ParB/RepB/Spo0J family partition protein, translating into MQAEERHQSQLLYVYVDSIQPPSFELRSDIEQANDPAFQELCNSVRETGVIEPLIVKPVENGRFELIAGGRRLRAAMLAGLKEVPVIVKPALSDIDAKVLAIAENLHRKDLSPIEKSRALIALYESAGYSAELSLKYLMRLDEDHYRGEAKRADAIVVPEHFKEIEKKLGLAANRQWQLLKFAVLDDDVLNYAKQKGLNGNKILMLTAKGIVEKGSDAHKRIIDHICNLREYEAREYIHRCLISTGRPKKQEESNPQPFEQQSAPSAEKQKEEEEEVVNTSRSERRYARLAHCDNDDKDSSRPASELAYLSVYDLCLPAEFLSLLKRRATIAGKFDLGQYLTYVLLYKLQRSNGSRRLSLPPAERAWFMSKNKGCATVRTEKEKMREGES; encoded by the coding sequence ATGCAAGCAGAAGAACGGCATCAAAGTCAGCTGTTGTACGTCTATGTAGATTCTATCCAGCCGCCTTCTTTCGAGCTTCGCAGTGATATCGAGCAGGCTAACGACCCTGCTTTTCAAGAACTTTGCAATTCTGTACGAGAAACAGGAGTAATCGAGCCCCTCATCGTAAAACCTGTTGAAAATGGCAGATTTGAACTCATTGCCGGCGGCAGAAGGCTCAGGGCGGCTATGCTTGCCGGCCTGAAGGAGGTCCCGGTTATCGTCAAGCCTGCCCTAAGCGACATTGACGCCAAGGTCCTTGCAATTGCAGAGAACTTGCACCGCAAAGACCTTAGTCCAATCGAAAAAAGCCGGGCCCTGATTGCTCTATACGAATCGGCTGGCTATTCTGCAGAGTTATCTTTGAAATATCTCATGAGGCTAGATGAAGATCATTATCGCGGCGAGGCGAAAAGGGCAGATGCGATAGTTGTACCGGAGCACTTTAAAGAAATCGAAAAAAAGTTGGGTCTGGCTGCTAACCGGCAATGGCAACTACTCAAGTTTGCAGTACTTGACGACGACGTATTGAATTATGCCAAACAAAAGGGCTTGAATGGAAACAAAATACTGATGCTCACGGCAAAGGGCATAGTCGAAAAGGGTTCTGACGCGCACAAGCGCATCATCGATCACATTTGCAATCTGAGGGAGTATGAAGCACGCGAATACATACATAGATGCCTTATCTCAACAGGCCGGCCTAAAAAACAAGAAGAATCGAATCCACAACCTTTCGAGCAACAAAGCGCTCCAAGTGCAGAGAAGCAGAAGGAAGAAGAAGAGGAAGTTGTAAACACGTCACGTTCTGAGCGGCGGTATGCAAGACTTGCTCACTGCGACAACGACGACAAGGATTCAAGCAGGCCAGCAAGTGAGCTTGCATATCTTAGTGTGTATGATTTGTGCCTGCCGGCAGAGTTCTTGTCGCTGCTTAAGCGGCGCGCTACCATCGCAGGCAAGTTCGACTTGGGACAATATCTGACGTACGTTCTATTGTATAAATTACAACGCAGTAATGGAAGCAGAAGACTCTCACTTCCACCTGCCGAAAGGGCGTGGTTCATGTCAAAAAACAAGGGCTGTGCGACCGTCAGGACAGAAAAAGAGAAAATGAGAGAAGGGGAAAGCTAG